A stretch of the Flavobacterium sp. 5 genome encodes the following:
- the fucP gene encoding L-fucose:H+ symporter permease, whose amino-acid sequence MTKSPPQEVVNEAVSNGNKRMLFPFILVTSLFFFWGFVHNLDPILIPHLRKAFNLSDLESSLIDSSVFIAYFAMALPAGYVMRKYGYKSGILIGLLLFGLGSILFVPAANSLQYIYFLGALFVIACGLTFLETAANPYVTILGPASTATRRLNFSQSFNGLAAYIAPAYIGPMILSGKNLTKTQMDAMNAPELHDYLLEEASSVKLPYLVLGLIILVVAGIIYFTPMPDVKDEDKEGVDGASFTGALKSMKLRWGIVAQFFYVGAQVCVGSFFIKMATTTAGLGEEVAAKYLGFFGLAFMLGRFAGTFMMRYIDAQKLLMTYAIINVLLCVLVINGTGIIVVYGLIAIAFFMSIMFPTIFSMGIEDLGHNTKIGSSLIVMAIVGGALLPPMLGMISDKTGNIQNGYIVPLICFLVIILFAYTRRKNRIYKYVGK is encoded by the coding sequence ATGACAAAATCCCCACCACAGGAAGTAGTAAATGAAGCGGTTTCCAACGGGAACAAAAGAATGCTATTCCCTTTTATTTTAGTAACAAGTTTGTTTTTCTTTTGGGGATTTGTGCATAATCTTGATCCTATCTTGATTCCTCATCTACGAAAAGCATTCAATCTTTCGGATTTAGAATCTTCTCTGATTGATTCTTCTGTCTTCATTGCCTATTTTGCTATGGCTTTGCCTGCAGGATATGTAATGCGAAAGTATGGTTATAAATCGGGTATTCTAATTGGACTACTTTTGTTTGGATTGGGTTCTATTTTATTTGTGCCTGCGGCTAATTCGTTGCAGTATATTTATTTCTTGGGAGCTTTATTTGTTATTGCCTGCGGACTTACATTTCTGGAAACAGCAGCCAATCCTTATGTGACTATTTTGGGTCCGGCTTCAACAGCAACCCGTCGATTGAATTTTTCACAATCGTTTAATGGTTTAGCGGCTTACATCGCTCCAGCGTATATCGGACCAATGATTCTGTCAGGCAAGAACTTGACAAAAACACAGATGGATGCTATGAATGCTCCAGAACTGCATGACTATCTTTTAGAAGAAGCATCAAGTGTAAAATTGCCGTATCTCGTTTTGGGTTTGATTATTCTTGTCGTAGCAGGGATTATTTATTTTACACCTATGCCTGATGTTAAAGACGAAGATAAAGAGGGAGTGGATGGTGCTAGTTTTACGGGAGCTTTGAAATCTATGAAATTGAGATGGGGTATTGTCGCTCAGTTTTTTTATGTAGGTGCTCAAGTATGTGTGGGTAGTTTTTTTATCAAAATGGCAACTACAACAGCAGGTTTAGGAGAAGAGGTGGCAGCAAAATATTTAGGTTTTTTTGGATTAGCATTTATGTTGGGCCGTTTTGCAGGAACTTTTATGATGCGCTATATTGATGCACAAAAATTGCTGATGACGTATGCCATAATCAATGTTTTATTATGTGTTTTGGTTATAAATGGAACGGGTATAATAGTGGTTTATGGACTTATAGCGATTGCTTTTTTTATGAGTATTATGTTTCCAACTATTTTTTCTATGGGTATTGAAGATTTAGGACATAATACAAAAATTGGTTCGTCCCTGATTGTTATGGCAATTGTAGGAGGCGCATTATTACCTCCAATGTTAGGAATGATTTCGGATAAAACGGGTAATATTCAAAACGGATATATCGTTCCGTTAATTTGTTTCTTAGTAATAATATTGTTTGCTTACACTAGAAGAAAAAATAGAATTTATAAATATGTTGGAAAATAA
- a CDS encoding SDR family oxidoreductase, with product MQLSLTDKIIVVTGGAKGIGLGIGKVLASEGAIPFIVGRNEIDNKAVVLAIEAAGGKALQVVADLTRPADCQLAIDTIIKQCGRIDGLVNNAGVNDGVGLENGDYESFMASLHKNLVHYYLMAQYALPYLIQSKGAIVNIGSKTADTGQGGTSAYAAANGGRNALTREWAVELLKYNIRVNAVVVAECFTPLYETWINTFENKEEKLASITSKIPLGNRMTTTEEIANMVAFLLSEKSSHTTGQIIYVDGGYTHLDRAI from the coding sequence ATGCAATTATCACTGACCGATAAAATTATTGTAGTAACAGGAGGAGCTAAAGGCATTGGTTTAGGAATCGGTAAAGTGCTGGCCTCTGAAGGTGCTATTCCTTTTATTGTGGGGCGCAACGAAATCGATAATAAGGCTGTGGTACTGGCCATTGAAGCTGCAGGTGGAAAAGCGTTACAAGTAGTAGCTGATTTGACACGTCCTGCTGATTGCCAATTAGCAATTGATACTATTATTAAGCAATGTGGAAGAATTGATGGTTTGGTTAATAATGCCGGAGTCAATGATGGAGTAGGTTTAGAGAATGGAGATTATGAGTCTTTTATGGCTTCATTACACAAAAACTTAGTTCATTATTATTTGATGGCGCAATATGCTTTACCCTATTTGATTCAGAGTAAAGGAGCGATTGTGAATATTGGTTCCAAAACTGCCGATACTGGTCAAGGAGGTACTTCGGCTTATGCTGCTGCGAATGGAGGACGAAATGCTTTAACTAGGGAATGGGCAGTTGAATTATTAAAATACAATATTCGTGTTAATGCTGTAGTTGTAGCAGAATGTTTTACGCCATTGTATGAAACTTGGATTAATACATTTGAAAATAAAGAAGAAAAGTTAGCCTCAATAACCAGCAAAATTCCTTTAGGAAATCGCATGACCACAACGGAAGAAATTGCCAATATGGTTGCTTTTCTCTTGTCTGAAAAATCAAGTCACACTACAGGGCAAATTATATACGTCGATGGAGGTTATACCCATTTGGATAGAGCAATTTAG
- a CDS encoding Y-family DNA polymerase has product MYALVDCNNFYASCERVFQPKFNGQPIAILSNNDGCVISRSNEAKAAGVPMGAPAFKIKDLVQEKKVTLFSSNYPLYGDLSNRVMSILEQYTPNVEIYSIDEAFLNFDGLDISDYHDYGLQMKKRIHKWVGLPVCIGFAETKALSKIANHIAKKFQERTQGVYVIDNDEKRLKALKWTKIEDVWGIGYRMTKKVKLRKIQTALDFIQPQHEAWIKREMGVVGLRLKCELEGKSVLDLEPIKEQKKSIATTRSFPKQIADFDLLRERVTTFAAVCSEKLRKQNSCCHTIIVMLVVDKHTVQTSKYYFNMAITLPYATQSTLTISNAAVAMLKKLHQGNEGIKFKKAGVIVTELIDENKKQMQLFEEENPKHLALMQAMDKLNHKIGDTKVKLASQNLSLTWNMNQNHLSPKYTTKFKDILEIQCL; this is encoded by the coding sequence ATGTATGCTTTAGTCGATTGTAATAATTTTTATGCTTCCTGCGAACGTGTTTTTCAGCCGAAATTCAACGGTCAACCTATTGCGATATTATCAAACAATGATGGCTGCGTGATTTCGAGAAGTAATGAAGCCAAAGCAGCAGGAGTTCCTATGGGCGCACCAGCATTTAAGATTAAAGATTTGGTGCAAGAAAAAAAGGTCACTTTATTTTCCTCCAATTATCCGCTATATGGCGATTTGAGCAATCGAGTAATGTCAATTTTAGAACAGTACACTCCAAATGTCGAGATTTACAGCATCGATGAAGCCTTCTTAAATTTTGATGGTCTAGACATTTCAGACTATCATGATTATGGTCTTCAAATGAAAAAGCGGATTCATAAATGGGTGGGTCTTCCAGTATGCATTGGCTTTGCCGAAACCAAAGCTTTATCTAAAATTGCTAATCATATCGCCAAGAAATTTCAAGAGAGAACCCAAGGCGTTTATGTAATTGATAATGATGAAAAGCGTCTTAAAGCTTTAAAGTGGACCAAAATTGAAGATGTTTGGGGTATTGGTTATCGCATGACAAAAAAGGTCAAACTTCGAAAAATACAAACCGCACTGGATTTTATCCAACCTCAGCATGAAGCTTGGATTAAAAGAGAAATGGGCGTTGTAGGTTTACGTCTAAAATGTGAATTGGAAGGAAAATCAGTTTTAGACTTGGAACCTATTAAAGAACAAAAGAAAAGTATTGCTACAACCCGAAGCTTCCCTAAACAAATAGCCGATTTTGATTTGTTGCGGGAACGGGTAACTACTTTTGCTGCCGTTTGTTCCGAAAAATTACGGAAACAAAATTCCTGTTGCCACACTATTATTGTAATGTTGGTTGTCGATAAACATACCGTTCAAACCTCAAAATATTATTTTAATATGGCTATAACTTTGCCTTATGCTACACAATCAACTTTAACCATTTCGAACGCTGCGGTAGCTATGTTAAAAAAACTACATCAAGGCAATGAAGGTATTAAGTTTAAAAAAGCGGGTGTTATTGTGACTGAGCTCATTGACGAAAACAAAAAGCAAATGCAATTATTTGAGGAAGAAAATCCTAAACATTTAGCCTTAATGCAAGCGATGGACAAACTAAATCATAAAATTGGTGACACCAAAGTAAAATTGGCAAGCCAAAATTTAAGTCTGACCTGGAATATGAATCAGAATCACCTTTCGCCAAAGTACACTACAAAGTTTAAAGATATATTGGAAATACAATGTCTATAA
- a CDS encoding LexA family transcriptional regulator, whose protein sequence is MSIKKEQKLTFFRPEFESEIQIPYINEGVSAGFPSPAADFMETNIDLNKELSENPLATFYIKVKGNSMIDAGINDKDVLVVDRSLEPQNNKIAICCIDGEFTVKRIQVEKDCLYLMPENSNYEPIKVTEENQLIIWGMVTYVIKKV, encoded by the coding sequence ATGTCTATAAAAAAAGAACAAAAACTAACTTTCTTTCGTCCTGAATTTGAAAGTGAAATACAGATTCCATACATAAATGAAGGTGTTTCGGCGGGATTTCCCTCGCCTGCTGCCGATTTTATGGAAACCAATATTGATTTAAATAAAGAGTTAAGCGAAAATCCTTTGGCTACATTCTATATCAAAGTCAAAGGCAATTCAATGATTGATGCTGGAATCAATGACAAAGATGTTTTGGTCGTTGACCGAAGTCTGGAACCCCAAAACAATAAGATTGCGATTTGCTGTATTGATGGCGAATTTACCGTAAAACGAATTCAGGTCGAAAAAGATTGTTTGTATCTTATGCCCGAAAATTCCAATTACGAACCCATAAAAGTGACTGAAGAAAACCAACTTATCATTTGGGGAATGGTAACTTATGTCATAAAAAAAGTGTGA
- a CDS encoding sodium/sugar symporter, whose protein sequence is MSNNLAFADYAVFIIYFIVVSVYGYTIYRKRERNEHDAKAYFLAEGTLTWWAIGASLIASNISAEQFIGMSGEGFFLGIAVAAYEWLAAIALIIVAVWFIPVYLKNKIYTMPQFLKTRYNESTALIMAVFWLFLYVFVNLTSILYLGAVAINGLAGGEYLHAIMIGLAVFALIISLGGMKVVAYTDVIQVAVLIIGGLVTSYIALTTVGQYFGFGHDAIAGFQVLMEKAPEHFKMIIPRPTATSSQLEIDKYLTFPGLMSYLAGIWIINLNYWGCNQYITQRALGADLQTARTGILFAGFLKLLMPLIVMLPGIAAYVLYQNGHLPQLVGGKDGAYSAMLTFLPTGLKGLSVAALTAAIVASLAGKVNSISTIYTLDVHKKYIQKDASDNTQVNIGRYAVFAAMLLAVLFTWNDLLGIGGVGGFTYIQKYTGFISPGVFAMFFLGMFWKRTTGTAAIVGVISGFLLSVLFNEFAPALFGNETLLYTAYSNGKGAFEIPFHICMGLSFAFTMLLMIAISMAGPKVNPKAFELDTEMFKLKPQTTVMIVITLLVIFALYAKFW, encoded by the coding sequence ATGAGCAATAATTTGGCTTTTGCGGATTACGCAGTATTTATTATTTATTTTATAGTGGTATCCGTTTATGGATATACTATTTATCGCAAGCGTGAAAGAAACGAACACGATGCTAAAGCTTATTTTCTTGCAGAAGGAACTTTGACGTGGTGGGCTATTGGAGCTTCATTAATCGCTTCAAACATTTCTGCTGAACAATTTATCGGAATGAGTGGGGAAGGATTCTTTTTAGGAATCGCTGTTGCTGCTTATGAATGGCTTGCTGCTATCGCCTTAATTATTGTGGCTGTTTGGTTTATTCCTGTTTATTTAAAAAACAAGATTTATACTATGCCTCAATTTTTGAAAACAAGATATAACGAATCAACGGCTTTGATTATGGCGGTTTTTTGGTTGTTTTTATATGTTTTCGTAAACTTAACTTCTATCCTGTATTTAGGAGCTGTTGCTATTAATGGATTAGCTGGAGGTGAATACTTACACGCTATTATGATTGGATTAGCTGTTTTTGCTTTGATCATCTCTTTAGGAGGTATGAAAGTGGTAGCTTATACTGACGTAATTCAAGTTGCAGTTTTAATTATCGGAGGTTTAGTTACTTCATATATTGCTTTGACTACAGTTGGACAATATTTTGGTTTTGGTCATGATGCAATTGCTGGTTTCCAAGTATTAATGGAAAAAGCTCCTGAGCATTTCAAAATGATTATCCCAAGACCGACAGCTACTTCTTCTCAATTAGAAATTGATAAATATCTTACTTTCCCAGGATTAATGTCTTATTTGGCGGGTATTTGGATTATCAATCTTAACTATTGGGGTTGTAACCAATACATTACTCAAAGAGCTTTGGGAGCTGATTTGCAAACTGCCCGTACAGGTATTTTATTTGCTGGGTTCTTGAAATTATTAATGCCTCTTATTGTAATGTTGCCTGGTATTGCTGCTTATGTATTATACCAAAACGGACATTTACCACAATTAGTTGGTGGAAAAGATGGAGCTTATTCTGCTATGTTAACTTTCCTTCCTACAGGTTTAAAAGGATTATCTGTTGCGGCTTTGACAGCAGCGATTGTTGCTTCTTTAGCTGGTAAAGTAAATAGTATTTCTACTATCTATACTTTAGACGTACACAAAAAATACATTCAAAAAGATGCTTCTGATAATACTCAAGTAAACATCGGAAGATATGCTGTTTTTGCTGCTATGCTTTTGGCTGTTTTATTTACTTGGAATGATTTATTAGGAATTGGTGGTGTTGGAGGTTTTACTTATATCCAAAAATATACTGGATTTATTAGCCCGGGTGTATTTGCAATGTTCTTCTTAGGTATGTTCTGGAAAAGAACAACTGGTACTGCTGCTATTGTTGGTGTAATTTCAGGTTTCTTATTATCTGTTTTATTCAATGAATTTGCACCTGCATTATTCGGAAATGAAACATTATTGTATACAGCTTACTCTAATGGAAAAGGAGCTTTCGAAATTCCATTCCACATTTGTATGGGATTATCATTTGCATTTACTATGCTTTTAATGATCGCTATCAGTATGGCTGGACCAAAAGTGAATCCAAAAGCATTCGAATTAGATACAGAAATGTTTAAATTAAAACCGCAAACTACTGTAATGATCGTAATCACCTTATTGGTTATTTTCGCTCTTTACGCTAAGTTCTGGTAG